Proteins from a genomic interval of Corynebacterium freiburgense:
- the tgt gene encoding tRNA guanosine(34) transglycosylase Tgt, whose protein sequence is MTQADTTFELHTRLDSSPHGRTGVIHTPHGDIATPAFIPVGTKATVKTLTPEQVRSTGAQAVLSNAYHLYLQPGPEIVDEAGGVAAFENWHGPTYTDSGGFQVMSLGVGFKKVIAMDTKNLVEGDIRAKKKDRLAKVDEEGVDFRSVIDGSKHRFTPEVSMQIQHQLGADIMFAFDELTTLVDTRQYQEASVARTHRWAQRCLDEHERLTQARVGKPLQSLWGVVQGAQYEDLRRQAARGLVSLSDAAEAAGRRGFGGYGIGGALEKENLGTIIGWVCDELPEDRPRHLLGISEPNDLFTAIESGADTFDCVAPTRLGRHGGVYTLDGRVNLTKAEFKRDFSGIDEELGGYVSENYSRAYIHHLLRAKELLAGTLCTLHNLHFMVSLVDNIRAAIEGGYYEAYRDEFLGRYYASAK, encoded by the coding sequence ATGACGCAAGCCGACACCACTTTCGAGTTACATACTCGCCTTGATTCTTCCCCACATGGTCGCACTGGGGTTATTCACACCCCTCATGGAGATATTGCCACTCCAGCATTTATTCCCGTCGGAACGAAAGCAACTGTAAAAACATTAACTCCAGAGCAGGTCCGTTCTACGGGGGCGCAGGCAGTGTTGTCGAATGCGTATCATTTGTATCTGCAGCCAGGGCCCGAAATTGTAGACGAAGCTGGGGGAGTGGCTGCATTTGAAAACTGGCATGGGCCAACCTATACAGATTCGGGCGGCTTTCAGGTAATGAGCCTCGGCGTGGGGTTTAAAAAAGTCATTGCAATGGATACTAAGAACCTAGTCGAGGGTGATATTCGCGCAAAGAAAAAGGATCGTCTGGCCAAAGTAGACGAAGAGGGGGTGGATTTCCGAAGTGTTATCGATGGTTCGAAGCATCGTTTTACTCCCGAGGTTTCCATGCAGATCCAGCACCAATTAGGTGCAGATATTATGTTCGCTTTCGATGAACTCACCACGCTTGTGGATACTCGCCAGTACCAGGAGGCTTCGGTGGCGCGGACGCATCGTTGGGCGCAGCGCTGTTTAGATGAGCACGAGCGGCTTACTCAGGCGCGAGTGGGTAAACCTTTACAGAGCTTATGGGGTGTGGTGCAAGGTGCCCAATATGAGGATTTGCGCAGGCAGGCCGCTAGGGGTTTGGTATCGCTTTCCGACGCCGCGGAGGCTGCAGGGCGCCGTGGGTTTGGTGGCTATGGCATTGGGGGCGCATTAGAGAAGGAAAATCTGGGCACTATTATCGGCTGGGTGTGTGATGAACTGCCGGAAGACCGTCCGCGACACCTTCTTGGTATCTCTGAGCCCAATGACCTTTTTACCGCTATTGAATCCGGCGCAGATACTTTCGATTGTGTTGCGCCTACGCGCCTTGGCCGTCATGGCGGCGTCTATACGCTTGATGGTCGTGTAAACCTTACAAAAGCCGAGTTTAAACGCGATTTTTCTGGCATTGACGAAGAGCTCGGAGGGTATGTTTCAGAAAACTACTCCCGAGCCTATATCCATCATTTATTGCGTGCGAAGGAACTACTTGCAGGAACGCTATGTACCCTTCACAATCTGCATTTTATGGTTAGTTTAGTAGACAATATACGAGCCGCTATTGAGGGCGGATATTACGAAGCCTACCGAGATGAATTTCTTGGCAGATACTATGCTTCCGCAAAATAG
- a CDS encoding queuosine precursor transporter produces the protein MSTPVRFIPVQRSLYPVLLALFVAVFVISNITATKAVAFGPIITDGAFFLFPLAYVVGDVLAECFGFRATRRAIWTGFAVTLIAVISFYIAIALPAAEFYEHQTQFETVLGLVPQIVLASLTGYLVGQLLNSWVLVKLKEKTGEKSLWARLLGSTLVGEFGDTLVFCLIAAPAIGITTAADTLNYTLFGFAWKTAVEILMMPLTYIVIGWVKKRENYFAEA, from the coding sequence ATGTCAACTCCTGTACGTTTTATTCCGGTGCAGCGCAGCCTATACCCGGTACTACTCGCGCTTTTCGTTGCGGTTTTTGTTATTTCCAATATCACCGCAACAAAAGCTGTAGCATTCGGACCAATTATTACCGATGGGGCATTCTTTCTTTTCCCCCTCGCCTATGTAGTTGGTGACGTACTCGCCGAATGCTTCGGTTTTCGGGCAACACGCCGCGCAATCTGGACCGGTTTTGCCGTCACACTTATTGCCGTTATATCTTTCTATATCGCAATTGCACTACCAGCTGCAGAATTCTACGAACACCAAACACAATTTGAAACTGTACTTGGCCTTGTACCCCAAATTGTCCTAGCCAGTCTTACCGGATACTTGGTTGGTCAACTGCTTAACTCCTGGGTTTTGGTAAAACTCAAGGAAAAGACCGGTGAAAAATCTTTATGGGCCCGGCTATTAGGCTCAACCCTTGTTGGCGAATTCGGAGACACATTAGTCTTCTGTTTGATTGCAGCACCCGCAATTGGAATTACCACTGCGGCAGACACACTCAACTACACATTGTTTGGATTTGCGTGGAAAACAGCAGTGGAAATCCTGATGATGCCCCTGACATATATTGTTATTGGATGGGTCAAGAAGCGCGAAAACTATTTTGCGGAAGCATAG